DNA sequence from the Uloborus diversus isolate 005 chromosome 1, Udiv.v.3.1, whole genome shotgun sequence genome:
TGAAAACAAGTATTACTAGTTGTGTAAAGCATCGCGCCGATTTTGAACTGTGCATCCAATGTAGTGTGAAACTTGaccaaataaaatttgttttcggCGGCCAAATAAAATAGCGGTTGAAACTTGAGCTCCGTCAGAGGTATGTCTCCTCAAAATTTtatgccacggaaatataagttcgttgcttgaggcacctgggaccctgccccttatcctctggtgtggtatgttgatagttccccggttgggggcatggctttattttggcgcagaagcaaaattttatgatttaaagTTGCTGGCCAGCTCTGACACGTTCAAAGTTATCGTCGGTTTTGAAATGGAATCAGGGCCCGAATAAAATATGAGGGGCCCTAGGTTCAATCGCTTTTTTGGAGCCCCTTTGTAGTCAACACCTCACAATTTTAACCATTGgctagccatttgggggccctaaGGCCTATTTGCCGTATTCAGCAATCAGGCCCTAAATGGAAGAGGTCTGTCTCCCTTCCTGAGTGAGGATCATCTGAAACGTGTTCTACTCTACCACTGCAATGTTATTTTGATAGAGTTAATACCATTGAATGTAATATAAAATCATAGTTTCTAATCCTGAAAAGCTTCTCATTCACATATAGGTTTACATGGAAGCGTGACTGCCCATTTTACGAGATTTAGAACCACATCCTTTAAGAATGGCGAAAATATAGAGGACGATACAACTAGACCCTATTCCTGCACTGAATGTGGAAAGAAATTTGGGAAAAAGAATCATCTCCAACAGCATGGGATTGTTCATACCGGGGAGAAACCCTTCCAATGTGGTACTTGTGGCTCCAGGTTTAACCAAAAGTTCAATCTTTTAGCTCACCAGAAGATTCACTCGGGAGAGAAACCACACAAGTGCCAGTATTGTAATTACAGTGCAACTCGTTTGTCTACCCTTCGCATTCACATGTGGAGGCATGCTGTTGGTTCAGTTTGAATTTGGTTATTACTACAAGAGTTTTAGCTGGAATCCCGCGATACCGTTCTGGATTTATAACTCATTAACAAGGAGGGAAAAATATAATGTTCTGCATTTTAACCAGCGCAAAATGCAACTAAAGCATTCAATGTACTTGATGTTTTTGTTTGTAAATGTCTCACTATACTAGCTTGCAAGTTAACTTGTCAGTGACGTCATTAAGCGCGGAGGAAAAACACTGAGTGAAAAGACCGCCTGTAGGTTTGTAAGGAGGATCTCCGATAAGACACCGCACTCGCAGTTGCCTGCTTGGCGAATTAATCCGCTTTGGCATACTTCACACGGAACTGATTTTTATGTTAGAGTCGAGCCCGTATTAATACATGGAATCGCAGTTTTACgggataaaaatgagaaattaaaatgtttggtaCGCTCggcagaagaggggggggggacttattaaGCAGGATCTACTTTCAGTCGAGAAACCAATGAGCGGTATGACAGAATAGCAAttgattttcatttcattgaaTAAGAAATGCTCCCCCCACCCACCACTTTATAAAAAACGGTATTTAATTCaagtattttgttctaaaaattatttcctcTTCTCAGAAATATAAAAgtcgttactggtagaaattattacttttttttttattttaaaaaaaagcctgacaaattttctcaaaaacaatcgtaatgcattaaaatttactcaaaaaaagaaacctaGGTAAGCAATGTGATTAATGTTCTTACGCTATGagaaaaacttgcaaaatgtACTTCATAAACTTTCTACATAAATTTATTATGTGATCAAGTATGTTACACTACAgagaatgaataatgattactttttctttttttttttttttcaaggagggggggggggcatccactCGGTCTCGTGGGtcagtagcgcagccagaaaaaatTACTGGGGAatcttcaaaatcgaaaattattgatttttatttttattcagttctaatgtaaaaatatcattcaatgtATTCAACCAAAGTTTCTATGACTTATTAACTGTTCATTAATACATCattatagttagggcaaacctaacttggcagcaatATAAattctacgcagatcctaatcacaacattagacactgccaggttaggttagcctcaactgcaggaaagtattttttgtattgatatataaaaaggactttgaaacaaagaaaagcaGAAGGGGGATGGgtaaaaaaacacaatatatttatgattcccactggtaagtttttgataacctcgaaattcctttaaaatgcccttgaaatgataaatattcaagcaatgcaatgcaattaaaatattcaagaaacttttttaaaaattacttttggggttgtttggggaaagtgggtcacccctttaaaactgaaatatggatatatcttttatacttttttacactgatcatATGATATTTCATTACAGTGATTGGTCTTGCATATATTTTGGGtttctcggaatttttttctaggtcatagaactttgtccaaaaaaaaaaaatctgattttttttttcttttttttttttgcgagtttaagcaacatttttcaaaaaagtgtttctaggttagtttttattatttttttataataattaaacttttgtgTATAGTTTATCTTAAAGTGCATATTGCAgcaagaatttttcaaagaagtgtttccaggttagtttttatttttttttaataataattaaacttttgtgtatagtttaacttaaagtgcatattgcagcaagaatttttattgttaataagtgtttaagaagaGGGGTTtcacttaccccgtacatttttaCTATATAGGAAGTGGGTCCAATTCTAATAGTGAGGAATTTATAATCAatagcaactctgatgaaatatttatattagtgAAATACACAACAACTATGACGATCTAATATGAATTGGTAGTTCAGCTACAGAAGTACTAAAACTGGTGATTTTGTCtttgtgaaacttacataaagaaaaccataaattacTGTTGAAAGTtgatgttacaaattaaaaaaaatactgctgaattCGCAAGAACTAAAAGAAATTGTGTCGATTTTTATTGACTTGTTGCAGATGATTTTGGAgttattactgaggatgaagtgatACTAGTTCTTCCTTCTTAGCCAACTTTAAATTGACACAGCAATTTTGGGTTTCCAATTTCCTTTTGAACTTAGTTTTGGCTACTTTATCAAGaatgatcttaatcaactgtattacgttatccaacgcacctttaaatataaaagtaaaatacgtaccaataggctttcaataaatttcacagatgtaattgttttgGTGCATTCAATGAGAGGTTCTTTGTAAACTTGAACACAGGCGTGCGCAGGACTTCAAAAATGGGGGTACCACTGAACAGGGAGGTTGAAATTACAATGGGAAAGGCTCCCATACTTGCTtgcttaaggaaaatttttaagtacCACACAGCCCTGGATTTAAcgctgtaatattttcttttctgcagTACCAGCCGCTAataaaaatcacattcgttctgacatttgattttataacagtgttatatttttaatgcgaaatttttctgctttttattatactgtattttttaggtttattttctgctatttcatttttttgagcaatcacgattgcttattgctttcacttgactgttgaatgatgttAGATGATTTTCCCCCCACcatcaccctctgcagcaccaccttcGACCTGCCTCTCCCATGCTGCCCCTCTAGCGAgcaccgtctctaggttgcgtccatatccctcacacacacgcacgcacgcatgcatacacgagcacacacacacacacaaaaggcctgcacacacacataccttcacacacacacatgcctgcacacagacacaaacacacactcgtgattgcgaaaaacataatttgaattcaagatgtcaaaattcaaatcaattttttaattttttttaatgtcttgccTAATTATAATATGTTATTTTTCATGTCAGTTGTTTCCGCGCTGGAAAAAACTGCCCCagacaaaatatcaattttatgccaatgtttttttttggggggggggggatgtaaacGCATTTCCATTTTACATCGCAAATTTATCCACATTAAGTGTAAttgttaatctatatatataaagtttaaaataaatccgAACAAAACCCAGCTTTGTTGAATTAGCTGctttacagtttagaacaaacatgattcatataaacACTGTATATGATTTGAGAACTCATAATCATGGCAACCTGTTATGTCATAAATAAGGAATCTTGCATTTATCTTACATACAAATAGAAACCAAAGTTGTTTAAATGATCATTACAAAtcacaattttttcaactgattttgtGGTATGTTATTCTCTTTGGTAACTGATAAATTGTATGATcatcattaaaattaagaaagtCCAACATTGCCAGATATTTTTGATTTCTCTATAAGTGCAAAgggttattaaattttaataacatgataataaataatgattaagaattaagaaaacattgaaaagcaacacaatttaaatttaacaagagagttttttttctttctctcattaaaattattataatatgataaaattgttaagtaacagtttcaattaattttgaattatactatattgtaactttcattcaatatatgacaaaaaaaagtttgatttctaaTTATCAAACATTTGAATTTGTTTACTATTAGTTGCTGAATATTGAAGTATTCGATAGAACCCAATATACGTTTTATCCACCAAAAACGCAGCatgaatattcggtgcatctctataAATGAATATGTTGATTCTTTTCATTTAAGGaacaatttataaaacaaaatagcacATTTAAATTGCTCATTACATACAATTGTGTGTGAAATACTTGAAGTGAAAATAGAGCTTTTTTTACGACGAGATGTTTATTCGGAGATTgataattgaaatcaaattaaaatacattaaataacaattaataaaacatgtgtatttgctgtaaattttaaaatattagtctctgTCACATGGTAATTTCATCTTCGATAATGCATGTAAACaactaaaacaagaaaaaatgtctGAAGTTTTTTGAATCTAGAATCAAAAGTCATATAGGATGAATTAACTAGTCGATGTTGATAAAGAAAATGTTCTAGTCCAACCAAAGCGTTATTTGCATTTCCTTTGGGAATGTAAATGATTATGATTCATATACAATCGTTTTATTTCTATTAGttgatcaattttaaaatattttacgaaacattataaaatatttgatattgcaataaagttttaattgaattgaatTATGTAATAGTTCTATTGCATCATAGCCATAATTTTACTCATTAACATAGatctggattttcattttgtccaaTATCTTTTGCTGTTCTAGACCTTTTACAAAAAACTCGACAAAATACCACCCGCAATTACAGAAGCCTTAATTTTTAGGATGACATGACTTCTTCTGTACTAAGCATTCCTTCAGAAGCAGTGTCGGTCGAATCGGGATCAAAATGAATTATCAAGTTATCAACAGCAGTATCGCACATTCCATCAAGTTCCCACATTAGTTCTTCTTCTTTAATAATGTGGCCAACGCAGTTCTTCCACGTTTCATCTGAGATATTATCAATAGCTTTTTTTGTCAGCTCTTccacttctttttctttaaatgttctgTTTTCTGCTGCCACCTTCCCTTTGACAACACTCCATATGTTTTCAATGGGATTCAGCTCACAGTGATAAGGGGGAAGTCGCAAAACAGTATGACCATGAAGAGCCGCTATCCTATCAACCCGGTACTCCTCATACTTGCTGCGGACATTTTGTACAAGATTCAAAAGTTCAGCTTTCAGCATATCCGAgttccaagcgatattttttgATGTCAGCCATCGTCGAATGTCATCTTTTTTGGTGGAAGTGTTGGGAATGTTTTCCACAAAAACACTGTGGTATGAAGCATTGTCGATAACTATAATACTGTTGGGGTCAAGGTTTGgcagcaatttatttttaaaccattgtTCATAGTAATCTCCATTCATTTCTTCATGATAAtctcctttgctttttttttgccttaaataCATCAGCAGCTCCTTTCACAAAGCCTTTCTCACTTCCAGCATGAGTAATTATTAACCTGGATCCTTTTCCTGTAGGAGCTTTTAATCCCGTTGAGAGGCCAGACATAAATGCTTCTTTCGGCCTCTTGATGAAAGTGTCCTGCCACACTGTTTGCTTTGTGTGGCCAAAATTCACCCAGGTTTCATCTGTATAGTACACAGTCCTTCCTTCATTTCGGTAGTGGCGAATTTGCCTCAAATATTTTCGTCTCCAGACTTGGATGTCTTCCCTCTCTATCAGCATAGAATTCCTTGATCTCTTCTTGTACACAAACCCTAAATCTTGCATCAATCTTCTTGTTGTGGCGATTGTCAAATTTGGTAGGTCAGTGTCCTCGTTAATAGTCTTCATGACTTTCGCCACCGTTGGTATttcgtttcttttaaaaaacaaatgcactttCCTTCGAATGGCAGACAGGACGAAGTCGTCGAACTTTTGCATTCGCGTTGCTTTGCCTTTTCTTGCGGGCCTTTTTCTCCCAGGTGTAGAAAAAGAGCCTtggatcttaaattcattttgcatTCGTAAGATGCTGCGGGTTGAAACACCTGTCAAGTCCGAAGTTTTGTCCAAAATTTCAGTGACAGAATCGTTGGGATTCCTTACTTGCAATTTATGAAACACATTCATAACTATAGTCTTTGCAGAGCTCTTCAAAGCGCTGCCTTGCTTGTGTGGCTGAAACACATAGCTCAATTTTGGCGTCGTAGATTCCATTATCAatgatacaaaaatagaaaaacgagCAAGTAAGATAGAaaataaaacgagcgaaaatagTGAACTATACAGCGGACGACGAGCGAACGAGAGTGGAGTACTTGAGCAAAATCGCGCCAAACGCAGAATATCCGGAGATCGCCAACTGTTTGTGAGCTCTGATTGGCTGGTTCGTTCAGTTGCAAATGAATGTATGGATCCGCGCTGCaccgctcttaaaattgaaaatatttaacgattcacagaaattatgacaaaaaaatgtcccttttgcgtcggtttaactaactaatccaatttctaaagcaaagtgcgtaatttcccccgattatctggcaaagcgcaaggaactatttccttcacttggccgcagctcatttctccatagccaagaaaacttgcaatcgagtatagcaGGTTTGCAGTAAACTTAACTGTACATTAAACAacggtaaaaataaatcaacaaatattGATTCTTTATGTCATATTCTTGATGTcaataaaaagaaatcaacaaatgatttaatgtgcaaaatttacataaaattgctTGCTAGCTTGTGTGATACAGACCTTTTCAGAAACCTGCAAattattcaccaaatatcctaaataaacaaacaaaccactaatgtagaccggaagtagcgagtcttatttccggttaagcgccaatctccattgctagagataggtgttcatagcgaaagcgattttgttgtgcttctttaaaaagcagaataatgtcttctgcgtatttcaatgcattaaataagaaaggcaaacttagttattgttaaaaattatctttcaatggctgtgaccttaccgatcctttagtagatggatggcgaatctattgctaacgattgatgtttacagtgttcaggcaattttgttttctttcagttctaggtagaatcatgtcttttgcgtattttaatgcatgaaatgagtataatagactttgctattctcaaaaaatgtcgatcaacggatctgattttcctgatcctttaaatacagaaataagaagaaaaaaaaaaaaagagtcttcgtttgtcgatcattaccgcgatttcaatgatgagcatttatgaatacctcctaaacagaaataaagttgatacaaagtctgctttcaagaatcacaaatctactggatacgtcaagtacgttgtgaattgtagttcctattcttaagttgaagctattttttcaaagatggaagcttttctgcactgtgttcacacagaatggctatgacagggagttttgttgtcatattcaatcaattctcttgttgtagcttttcagttcacacacacttattacagttgctacctaattttcaggtttgatatttaatatattttattacatatttgttcatcacttttttttttgtttaatcaacttgcttctgtagcaagattgataggcataaaaaaaattgaaagataacaaaatttaaatttaatctccgagtgctttctcctgcgttaaaattgctttgaatgtaataccaatagctatactatactataactttaattaatgtgtttgtttaccgattgtcgaatatctaaatttgtttacaattagagcgcctaataactcgtcaataactcgaagtcccaagagacgggctaaatggttcgagttattgatagttggagctatgggaagtttttttctcatgatgtaatgaatagtggttctttattttaatcacacaaatcaaactgtttgaaacccgtcaaaacactggaaactttcagctttgcaggaagcaaataaaaaatcgttcaggttgagtttttctaaaaatcaatttaatatagatcaatatagatcttcacacattacagtaaaaatacaaagctgatgaaattaaggtgaatgtttccagctcataaatacctcgcacaaagtgtgtttactacataatattcattaagattcaatcctttcgctttaaagcattggctttgattcgacgatcaggacctttagaaatttgaacatctttatttctgacatcttatttgttcctgtcctcatgctgtacccgaaagcagaaaaacatcccctctttttacgaaaattttgcgcctttgaaattcatgattaatttaaaaaattcaatcaaattacagatacatAAACAGAGtaattcgtcgtaagaagcaatacaaataagacttccgccggaatttttgagtgaccccgtgcagccctgccacctagtgttcaaaagagtaagcatggcttggaatttggtgaatagTAACGTGCCAACTGGTCCTGCTCTCCGTCGACGAAGTAGTTTTACTACCCACTTTTTTTTAGGGTTTTggcatttttcaagtttgaagctccaaaaaagcaatgttaaacgattctcgatgtttttagaatgcgaggtgttaggtaggTCTCCtatggattttttttgaaattcaagccctAAACGAGATTTGAGACACTCTTTAAAGGTTTCGCCGGGAAAAAGGGGGcttcttattttttcttatttattctttcttatatttagaccgactaggaaaaaaaaaatggaggggatGTAATTAACTGAACAATAAACCGccacgattgaaaatttttatttcaaggttcttctcaaaagaaatttagattttttcgcgacattcttttttttctcaacttattgaaacaactttgtttttccaAGGTCCGTTCTGTTattctctttaatttttaaatatttttaagaaacattctAATCAGCATTCTGGGGTGATCCCCCAccccctctggttgcgccactgaattgtagaagctttaaattttttgatcaaCTCTACACCAAATGAatacaaaagacagtttaaactggtttgtgttcaaaaagacttattttgaaGGATTACTGAAAACAGATGTAAAAAGCAAGTACGAAAATTTAGGCGACTGGAAATGGCCCTAAAGAGGATAAATTGAACTGCTACTGGGAAGCTGTACTGTGCCATATTGATGATCCTTTTagtacgatgaaaaatatttacttagtcCCCGAATTCGAATTTTTATGTAAACTTCTCATAGTCTTATAACCTATGAcggaagcatttaatttttatatttttctatagcTGTCTTTACATTCCTGCATGGCTGGATCTTCGATTTTTCTGAACCGGAGCAAAACCTAATTCCCGCCACCTTTTACCCaccttcgttgaaattttatatagGTTTAacgaaaaaacaacagaaatattctaaatttgcCTCCTCCTAGAAGTTGCTACCCGACAACTAGGGAGAAGGGTATCGACTATGTACAAAAGGTAGGCCAAATGTATTGCCTTGCTGCTGCATAGATCCGGCAGTGCGATTCCTGTATTCACATAAGTAGACACGAATTCATTTATTAAGCAACTCCAGTTTTTCTGTATCAAAGCATGTATCAACTACTGAAAACGAAGTGTGTCAACAATTAGATGTTCTCGTTTTAGTTTAGTGTCAACTCCTAcccaatatcttttttttattcaacaaatgtgcattctttttaaccgacttcaaaaaggaggcggttatcagttcataccgtatgtatgttttttttgtttttttgtccactcatagcgtctcacctagtgaaccgattttgatgattctttttttaatggataggggatggctcaacttaggtcccattactttgtttgaccatatttgttctttagataaaaagttatgggcaaaaaacagtaaatttccctattaaatgattaaaatcatattgtagcaaagttcgctcttttcatccatggataacggtggctcagtggtagaattctcgtctcccacacgagcaacccgggttcaaatcccgactaggacaaagtgaattttactaaaatttcgtttctactgtttcccgtattttctcgaatgttctattaatttctgtatcttttcaagtctggaaagtttcagcactttttcaagttgtatataaggagatgtaacgttcattcgtggttctgaataaagatctcgagttgagactaacgagtattcgcttcatttggctttcacattgtcttcgctttcttcatctacgcgacaatatgaaactcattgttataatagtttggtgccatataactgtaacattaatagtaattgtaatgataattttgaataaaggcttttctaaagcaatacagtgatatagagccgcacttcttactaggtaacttcttacttttactgaaatatctacatttacactaaaaagaatgaaataaaaaaattttgaaaaaaaaaaaaaaaaaatagaaccgacttcaaaattgctctaaaaagtgaaaaataattttattctttaaacaccatcgataatgcttttaaacataatttttgaagttggcgcaaaaacgataaataaaatcattcacagtcataactcaaatacaactataaatttaaccaggaccagtttcttcactatcacatacattatgcattgatgacagcatatttgaatagcgatataaatgtttcgttcgtaactttggatgcttttctgaaaaaaaaatatgaacgaagcatggttacactggattttaggttttgtttttgcgccaacttcaaaaattatgtttaaaagcattatcgatggtgtttaaagaataaaattatttttcactttttagagcaattttgaagtcggttctattttttttttcaaaatttttttattactaatcaAATTTTGTTGCATTATAATAGAGGAATAGGTACAGTTATCACTTATTAAAAGTTTCTCCTACGATGAATTCCCTCCAAAGCTATGTtatcaaacagaaaaaattaatctttaaagtgtcaactactggtggttttaccttACCTTGGGAATTTGTGTTTTGGAAAAGGACATTTCTCCAGTTCCCATCattggatccgcttttgcaattctctcctcgcttttcaCCATGCCTTTCTCAAAGTTCaatttctataaaacagaagaattttcctgcaatctgttctaaaagtttttaggtatacgagatttctttttttttgggggggggggggaggacattcATCCAGTTCCCCTCGGTGGATCCGCTTTTGCAGTTCTTTCTTcgcttttcttcaagtttaagttttataaaacagaagaattttgctgTACTCTGTTGCGAAAATGTTTAGGTACACATGAGATTTTTaggggaggggaacattcccccACGGATCCGCCATCCGCCTCTGCTATTGTCTGATCGTTTTTCCTAGAGCCTATTTTCAAGTTCAAGtaatataaaacaatatcttcctgCTTTCTGTTCTAAAGCCTTTTAGGGACACATGATATGTTAAGGGGAGGGGAACATTCCTCCAATTCTCCTCCGTGGATCCGCTTCTGCTAttttctaatcgcttttcctggagcTTTTCTTCAAGTTAAAGTAAGAGTCAAGTTAAAGTATAAAGtagaagaattttcctgcactctgttgtacattttttaaggtaattatgagatggggggggggcattccctcagttcccctccgtggatcTGCTTCTGCTGTTGTTCAATTGCTTCTCCTGATGCCTTAGTTCATGTTctaaaaaacgggaaaaaaaaattctgtactcCTGTTTTTTTACAGTTTTAGGTGCACATGAGATTGTTTttgagacgggggggggggggggcattcccacAGTTCTATTTGAATCTGCTTTTGCAATTCACTCCTCGCTTTTCCTGGCGCCTTTcttgaagttcaagttttaaaaaacggaagAATTGTGCTgtattctgttctgaaaatttttaggtacattTGGGATTTTGCAgagggaacgttcccccagttcccctcccgtggatccgcgcctggtaTTAGTGCAAACCTGCTAGTGAGATTTACTaacaaaaacattatatatatatatatatatatatatatatatatatatatatatatatatatatatatatatatatatataatttaaattagaagttatgtaaagttgtttTCGGCCCACGTTGCACTAAATTGTGACACTGTATCTGTAACTACCGCTTAATTTTTTTGAGAAGAATTTTTGAATGCAGGCTCAAGTTTCTCATTGCTTATAAAGCTACAATTTCACTGACagcaaatttgcattttaaattacttttaaataaatgtgtatCTTTAACTTTGTTGTTTTTTGATATGGGGTGCCTTATTAGCAATTTTTTAAGTTACTGTagttatattgttgaaaataatacttttcgAGGATAATATATCGAATTTCAATC
Encoded proteins:
- the LOC129234340 gene encoding uncharacterized protein LOC129234340; protein product: MNGDYYEQWFKNKLLPNLDPNSIIVIDNASYHSVFVENIPNTSTKKDDIRRWLTSKNIAWNSDMLKAELLNLVQNVRSKYEEYRVDRIAALHGHTVLRLPPYHCELNPIENIWSVVKGKVAAENRTFKEKEVEELTKKAIDNISDETWKNCVGHIIKEEELMWELDGMCDTAVDNLIIHFDPDSTDTASEGMLSTEEVMSS